A window of Sulfurimonas gotlandica GD1 contains these coding sequences:
- a CDS encoding cytidylyltransferase domain-containing protein, whose product MTNKILAIIPARGGSKGLPKKNILDLLSKPLIVWSIDAALNSKYITKTLVSSDNDEILSISKKYGSSTIKRPDILATDTASSESAVLDALKKLKEDSEEYDYLILLQPTSPLRDAKDIDEAFEIFFNSDATALISVCETDNKILKAFKKNDSGYIDGISNNDYPFARRQDLPKTYMSNGAIYIIKVDEFLKSEKLFTDKTISYVMSDEKSIDVDTKEDFESIETILKVKNA is encoded by the coding sequence ATGACTAATAAAATCTTAGCCATCATTCCAGCTCGTGGTGGCTCAAAAGGTTTACCTAAAAAGAATATTTTAGACTTACTCTCTAAACCACTGATCGTATGGAGTATAGATGCTGCTCTAAACTCCAAATACATCACTAAAACACTCGTAAGTTCTGATAACGATGAAATACTCTCCATATCTAAAAAGTATGGTTCAAGCACTATTAAAAGACCGGATATCTTAGCTACTGATACAGCTTCAAGTGAATCAGCCGTTTTAGATGCATTAAAAAAACTAAAAGAAGATTCAGAAGAATATGATTATCTTATTCTACTCCAGCCAACTTCACCGCTTAGGGATGCTAAAGATATCGATGAAGCTTTTGAAATATTTTTCAACTCAGATGCAACTGCTCTGATTAGTGTATGTGAAACCGACAACAAAATATTAAAAGCTTTTAAAAAAAATGACTCTGGATATATTGATGGCATCTCAAATAATGACTATCCTTTTGCCAGAAGACAAGACCTGCCAAAAACATATATGAGCAATGGGGCTATATATATTATTAAAGTAGATGAATTTTTAAAGAGCGAAAAATTATTCACAGACAAAACAATCTCCTATGTAATGAGTGATGAAAAAAGTATAGATGTTGATACAAAAGAAGACTTTGAGTCTATAGAGACTATTTTAAAGGTCAAAAATGCATGA
- a CDS encoding N-acetyl sugar amidotransferase: protein MANKLEAFYGLPQEVKFCKKCIISNQRPSSTVEFKNSKDLKKEVINFDENDVCSACSYHEEKEKQVDWSEREKNLEELLSRFRRTDGRYDVIIPGSGGKDSAFTAHILKYKYGMNPLTVTWSPHLYTDIGWKNMQEWMHTGGLDNMLYTPNGKLHRLLTKLSFENMLHPFQPFIVGQKIIGPMMAQKFGVKLVMYGENQAEYGNKVDQNTHSVMNPEFFSITDPLEMQFGGVSMKEIIDNYEFTINDFTPYIPPKLDTLVDAGVEMHYLGYYLQWDPQECYYYAVENTGFTANTERTEGSYSKYSSLDDKIDTFHYFTTLIKFGIGRATYDASQEVRNDKITREEAAYLVKKYDTEFPKKYFKEFLDYVSITEEKFWEIVDRHRSPHIWKNVDGEWKLRHTANNDGTDD from the coding sequence ATGGCTAATAAGCTAGAAGCATTTTATGGTCTACCTCAAGAGGTTAAGTTTTGTAAAAAGTGTATTATCTCAAATCAAAGACCTAGCTCTACAGTTGAGTTTAAAAACTCAAAAGATCTAAAAAAAGAAGTAATTAACTTTGATGAAAATGATGTTTGTTCAGCTTGTAGCTACCATGAAGAAAAAGAAAAACAAGTAGACTGGAGTGAGAGAGAAAAAAACTTAGAAGAGTTACTTTCACGTTTTAGAAGAACAGATGGCAGATATGATGTAATCATTCCCGGAAGTGGCGGAAAAGACAGTGCTTTTACAGCACACATTTTGAAATACAAATATGGAATGAATCCACTGACAGTAACATGGTCTCCACACCTCTACACAGATATTGGCTGGAAAAATATGCAAGAGTGGATGCATACAGGCGGATTAGACAATATGCTCTATACTCCTAATGGAAAGCTTCATCGTCTTCTAACAAAACTATCTTTTGAAAATATGCTACACCCTTTTCAACCATTTATAGTAGGGCAAAAAATAATCGGTCCAATGATGGCTCAAAAATTTGGTGTTAAGCTTGTTATGTATGGAGAAAACCAAGCTGAGTACGGAAATAAAGTAGATCAAAATACTCACTCTGTTATGAACCCTGAATTTTTCTCAATAACAGACCCACTAGAGATGCAGTTTGGTGGCGTAAGCATGAAAGAGATTATTGATAACTATGAATTTACTATCAATGATTTTACTCCATATATTCCGCCAAAACTTGATACTCTTGTAGATGCAGGCGTAGAGATGCATTACCTAGGATATTACCTTCAATGGGATCCGCAAGAGTGTTACTACTATGCGGTAGAAAATACAGGATTCACAGCAAATACAGAAAGAACTGAAGGTTCTTACTCAAAATACAGCTCTCTTGATGATAAAATAGATACTTTTCACTACTTTACTACTCTAATCAAGTTTGGAATAGGTAGAGCTACTTATGACGCTTCTCAAGAGGTTAGAAATGATAAGATAACTAGAGAAGAAGCTGCATACTTGGTAAAAAAATATGATACTGAATTTCCAAAAAAATACTTCAAAGAGTTTTTAGACTACGTCAGCATCACAGAAGAGAAGTTTTGGGAAATTGTAGATAGACATAGATCTCCTCATATTTGGAAAAATGTTGATGGAGAGTGGAAGCTTAGACATACTGCTAACAATGACGGAACAGATGACTAA
- the neuC gene encoding UDP-N-acetylglucosamine 2-epimerase: protein MKILTLVERRADYSRMRPILKELYIDPFFDVHLVVTGICLLDIHGSDIDYIKEDGFKINAQLEMFEPNTRNTNASMVKALSKIMSSMTDELEKIKPDLVLTGFDIGANLATTIAAAHMNIPVAHIQGGEVTGSIDESIRHAMSKFAHIHFPATEDARQRLIRLGENPDYVFNVGCPSIDTIVQTPLIDKSILEKKFNIDFSKPTILLIQHPVTTESSESKRQILNTIEVIKDLGVQALVALPNNDAGSSDIIDEIKNSGLSWYPSLSTEEFINVYRNIWAIVGNSSSGIHESSTFGIPAVNIGTRQQDRERADNVIDVSYDKADIKAGIEKALFDADTREKAKHTHNPYGEGESAKEIVKVLKTVSLEGIVQKRFYE, encoded by the coding sequence ATGAAAATATTAACACTTGTTGAGAGACGAGCAGACTACTCTAGAATGAGGCCAATACTAAAAGAGCTATACATAGATCCTTTCTTTGATGTACACTTGGTAGTTACTGGCATCTGTCTTCTTGATATTCATGGTAGTGATATTGATTACATCAAAGAAGATGGATTTAAGATAAACGCACAGCTTGAAATGTTCGAGCCAAACACGAGAAATACAAATGCTTCTATGGTTAAAGCCCTAAGCAAAATCATGAGTTCTATGACTGATGAACTTGAAAAAATCAAACCTGATCTAGTTCTTACAGGTTTTGACATAGGTGCGAACCTAGCTACAACTATTGCAGCAGCCCATATGAATATACCCGTAGCTCACATACAAGGCGGTGAGGTGACTGGAAGTATTGATGAAAGCATCAGACACGCAATGAGTAAATTTGCTCATATTCACTTTCCTGCGACTGAAGATGCAAGGCAAAGATTAATTAGACTAGGTGAAAACCCGGACTATGTTTTTAATGTCGGCTGTCCATCAATCGACACAATCGTGCAGACTCCTCTCATAGACAAAAGTATATTGGAGAAAAAATTTAATATTGACTTTTCAAAACCAACTATTTTACTTATCCAGCATCCAGTAACAACTGAAAGTTCTGAATCAAAAAGACAGATTTTAAACACTATAGAAGTTATTAAAGACTTAGGTGTTCAAGCTCTTGTAGCTCTTCCCAACAATGATGCGGGATCTTCAGATATTATAGATGAAATTAAAAACTCTGGACTTAGCTGGTACCCTAGTCTCTCAACAGAGGAGTTCATAAATGTTTATAGAAACATCTGGGCGATTGTAGGAAACTCTAGCTCAGGGATTCATGAATCTTCTACATTTGGAATACCTGCTGTAAACATAGGTACAAGACAACAAGACAGGGAAAGAGCAGATAATGTAATAGACGTATCATACGACAAAGCAGATATCAAAGCAGGTATAGAAAAAGCACTCTTTGATGCTGATACAAGAGAAAAAGCTAAACATACGCATAATCCATACGGAGAAGGTGAGTCTGCGAAAGAGATAGTAAAGGTATTAAAAACTGTCTCACTTGAGGGCATAGTTCAAAAGAGATTTTATGAGTAG
- a CDS encoding 6-hydroxymethylpterin diphosphokinase MptE-like protein, producing MHDINEFITKNFNDNISYLQSYHPETFDKLAALDSAIANAHYREKYELVYENNYFDVFEKDTNSYLYTQNSAKYADIAAQSVNYNIEENLFKCFHEHEFNEDSLKMYKAMNPLEHEMSGFAPIMDYYKKKSIKNKLLKTLNKFVFFGVGLGLHISSIHQKIHSEVYLIIEDDLELFRLSLFTLNYADIAKESTLIFSVFEQNSEFALTCTKFFNTKFYYNHYIKYFHILSHSNDKVEQFHIAVSSQSHLLFYYNTLLNQYIKPLDYMFKDYNFLNKNLNFNDTKLKDTKFLILGAGPSLQKNKKWLQENQENFIIVAVSATIPFLIQENIKADIIVHLDAFNASIKFYEDAKYLKHLENSIFFFSDRVPSQIIEKLPKDKIFFFENGTKYKEKTLKPSAPCVGSISYQILLFLNAQNIYLLGVDLAIDSKTGKTHIDSHSYVQTMNIDENRIKKDLFTYAETLFPVQGNIGDEVLTTAQLLTSIDSINQSTQIFKNSEQNVFNLGNGAKFVDIKAVSIQELKYVSKYNKEAASSYIYDLCSKEPLNALNASELDSLRNKLTHSINLYSTLAKYSSHDKTSSSKYIKDLINLTHTLTNEKEKSKYELSRVIDAYLKYILGFIFDLANAKEENNLISHLKHMDALLIQNLTLITKVYTYKIENKIKGN from the coding sequence ATGCATGATATAAATGAGTTCATTACAAAAAACTTTAACGACAATATCTCATATTTACAATCATATCATCCTGAGACCTTTGACAAATTGGCTGCCTTAGACAGTGCTATAGCAAATGCTCACTATAGAGAAAAGTACGAACTTGTGTACGAAAACAACTATTTCGATGTTTTTGAAAAAGATACAAATAGTTATCTTTACACTCAAAACAGTGCAAAATATGCCGACATAGCCGCACAGAGTGTAAACTATAACATTGAGGAAAACTTATTTAAATGCTTTCATGAACATGAGTTTAATGAAGATAGTTTAAAGATGTATAAAGCGATGAATCCACTAGAACATGAGATGAGTGGATTTGCTCCTATTATGGACTATTATAAAAAGAAATCCATAAAGAACAAGCTATTAAAAACACTAAATAAATTTGTTTTCTTTGGTGTAGGTCTTGGTTTACACATATCATCTATTCATCAAAAAATCCACAGTGAAGTCTATCTAATAATAGAAGATGATTTGGAACTTTTTAGGTTATCTCTTTTTACATTAAACTACGCAGATATTGCTAAAGAGAGTACACTAATTTTTTCAGTATTTGAGCAAAATAGTGAATTTGCACTAACATGTACAAAGTTCTTCAATACTAAGTTTTACTATAATCACTATATAAAATACTTTCATATTCTTAGTCATAGTAATGATAAAGTAGAACAGTTTCACATAGCTGTATCTTCACAGTCTCATCTTCTTTTTTATTATAATACTCTGCTTAATCAATATATAAAGCCTCTTGATTATATGTTTAAAGACTATAACTTTCTAAATAAGAATTTGAATTTCAATGACACAAAACTAAAAGATACAAAATTCCTTATTCTTGGAGCTGGTCCTTCTCTTCAAAAAAACAAAAAATGGCTTCAAGAAAATCAAGAAAATTTCATAATAGTGGCCGTCTCTGCAACCATTCCATTTTTAATCCAAGAGAATATCAAAGCTGATATTATTGTTCATCTAGATGCTTTTAATGCATCTATAAAGTTTTATGAAGACGCTAAGTACCTAAAACATTTAGAAAACTCTATTTTCTTCTTCTCAGATAGAGTACCCTCACAAATCATTGAGAAACTTCCTAAAGATAAAATATTCTTTTTCGAAAACGGAACAAAGTATAAAGAAAAAACATTAAAGCCGTCTGCACCATGTGTCGGCTCAATATCTTACCAGATACTACTTTTTTTAAATGCACAAAATATCTATCTACTAGGGGTTGATCTAGCCATTGACTCAAAAACCGGAAAGACTCATATTGATTCTCATTCATATGTTCAAACAATGAATATAGATGAAAACAGAATAAAAAAAGATTTATTCACATATGCTGAAACTCTATTTCCTGTTCAGGGTAATATTGGGGATGAAGTATTAACAACAGCTCAACTGCTAACTTCCATTGATAGTATTAACCAATCAACTCAAATATTTAAAAACAGTGAACAAAACGTATTTAACCTTGGAAATGGTGCAAAATTTGTAGATATAAAAGCCGTATCTATTCAAGAGTTAAAATATGTATCTAAGTACAACAAAGAAGCTGCATCTAGCTACATATATGACTTGTGCAGTAAAGAGCCTCTAAATGCATTAAATGCCTCAGAATTAGATAGTTTAAGAAATAAGCTAACTCACTCTATTAATCTCTATTCAACTTTAGCAAAATACTCCTCCCATGACAAAACATCATCTTCAAAATATATTAAAGATCTGATAAATTTAACTCATACGTTGACAAATGAAAAAGAAAAATCAAAGTATGAGTTAAGTCGTGTTATAGATGCATATTTAAAATATATCCTAGGCTTTATCTTTGACTTAGCAAATGCTAAAGAAGAGAACAATCTCATCTCACATCTTAAGCACATGGATGCCTTGCTAATACAAAATCTCACACTTATAACTAAAGTTTACACATATAAAATAGAGAATAAAATCAAGGGCAATTAA
- the hisF gene encoding imidazole glycerol phosphate synthase subunit HisF gives MKKIRVIARIDIKNEHTIKGIHLEGLRKVGNPNEMALRYYEDGIDEIVLMDAVASLYDRNSLKDVIVKACEDIFIPITVGGGLRNLQDIQEALNSGADKVAINTQAIREPSFITTASKQFGSQCIISSIVAKKIDDGKWEAYIENGREPTGVDVLAWAKEVQELGAGEIMLTSIDKEGTKKGFDLELNKAVAELVNIPVISSGGAGSTKDIVHLCESSDIDAVAIASILHYKLESVSEIKKTLINNKIKVRIDA, from the coding sequence ATGAAAAAAATAAGAGTTATTGCTAGAATAGATATAAAAAATGAACACACGATTAAAGGTATCCATTTAGAGGGATTACGAAAAGTAGGAAACCCAAACGAGATGGCACTCAGATACTACGAAGACGGCATTGATGAGATAGTTCTTATGGATGCAGTTGCCTCACTTTATGATAGAAATTCTCTTAAAGATGTGATAGTAAAAGCGTGTGAAGATATTTTTATACCCATCACAGTTGGCGGTGGACTTAGAAATCTTCAAGACATACAAGAAGCATTAAATTCAGGAGCGGATAAAGTAGCTATAAATACTCAAGCTATTAGAGAGCCTAGTTTTATCACCACTGCATCTAAGCAATTTGGATCTCAATGTATAATATCTTCAATCGTTGCAAAAAAGATTGATGATGGAAAATGGGAAGCTTATATTGAAAACGGTCGAGAGCCGACAGGTGTTGATGTCCTAGCTTGGGCTAAAGAGGTTCAAGAGCTTGGTGCAGGTGAGATAATGCTTACTTCCATCGATAAAGAAGGAACAAAAAAGGGTTTTGATTTAGAACTAAACAAAGCTGTAGCAGAACTGGTAAATATACCTGTAATCTCTAGTGGAGGCGCTGGAAGTACTAAAGATATAGTTCATCTGTGTGAAAGTTCTGACATAGATGCTGTGGCCATAGCATCTATACTTCACTACAAACTAGAGAGTGTCAGTGAAATTAAAAAGACACTAATAAACAATAAAATAAAAGTAAGAATAGATGCTTAA
- a CDS encoding nucleotidyltransferase family protein, with product MKSFAKVILGKDSNIRDVLEIIDSGDMRIALIVEANNKLIGTVSDGDIRRAFLKGATLDDPIEGIIFKDFTYAKAGDSKDKLIKLAKYNQIYIIPIIDENFILLGIEEVNDLIDTKEYANKVVLMVGGLGTRLRPLTDDMPKPLLKVGNKPILETIIDNFSKYGFKDFILSVNYKSEMIKKHFGNGSRFGVNIEYVQEDKRMGTAGALSLMREKLKDDFFVMNGDLLTNVNYEHLLNYHLNDNAVATMCVKEYDFQIPYGVVNIEHNHITSISEKPIHKFFVNAGIYMLSPSTLEFIPNNEFFDMPTLFDNLIQHKQKSISFPIREYWLDIGEIEEYKKANIEYLDIFEGKDE from the coding sequence ATGAAATCTTTTGCGAAAGTAATACTTGGTAAAGACTCTAATATTAGAGATGTTTTAGAAATTATTGATAGCGGTGATATGAGGATAGCTCTAATAGTAGAGGCAAATAACAAGCTCATAGGAACCGTCTCAGATGGAGATATACGAAGAGCTTTCCTTAAGGGTGCTACACTAGATGACCCCATAGAAGGAATCATCTTCAAGGACTTCACCTATGCAAAAGCAGGCGATTCAAAAGACAAACTCATAAAACTTGCAAAGTACAATCAAATATATATCATTCCCATAATAGATGAAAATTTTATACTACTCGGGATAGAGGAAGTAAACGATTTAATAGATACTAAAGAGTATGCAAACAAGGTTGTCTTAATGGTCGGAGGACTTGGAACTAGACTTAGACCACTGACAGATGATATGCCAAAACCATTACTAAAGGTTGGTAATAAACCAATACTTGAGACTATTATAGATAACTTCTCAAAATATGGGTTTAAAGACTTTATCCTAAGTGTGAACTATAAGTCTGAAATGATTAAAAAACATTTTGGAAATGGAAGTCGTTTTGGAGTAAATATAGAGTATGTTCAAGAAGACAAAAGAATGGGTACAGCTGGTGCTCTTTCACTTATGAGAGAGAAGTTAAAAGATGATTTTTTTGTGATGAACGGGGATCTTCTTACAAATGTAAACTATGAACACCTTCTAAACTATCATCTAAACGACAATGCAGTTGCTACTATGTGTGTAAAAGAGTATGACTTTCAAATACCCTACGGTGTTGTAAATATTGAGCATAATCATATCACATCGATTAGTGAAAAGCCTATACATAAGTTTTTTGTAAATGCTGGCATATATATGTTAAGTCCAAGTACTTTAGAATTTATTCCAAACAATGAATTCTTTGATATGCCAACACTATTTGATAATTTAATCCAACATAAACAAAAAAGTATCTCATTTCCTATTCGAGAGTATTGGCTCGATATCGGTGAAATAGAAGAATACAAAAAAGCAAATATAGAATATCTAGATATTTTTGAAGGAAAAGATGAATGA
- the hisH gene encoding imidazole glycerol phosphate synthase subunit HisH, with amino-acid sequence MLNITILDYGLGNIRSLKNAFEHLGVACTLSKDRTTILNSDALILPGVGAFSHAMNILNKDNLVDVIREFADSNKPLLGICLGMQLLFKESEEFGKSDGLGLIDGSVVKLSNCKKLPHVGWQTLENQMDTQGTILQDINKNSEFYFVHSFVVGINNAYTLSSSSYGNALFSSCVKKENIYGCQFHPEKSAKAGLKILNNFIEITKRFKNG; translated from the coding sequence ATGCTTAATATAACTATCCTAGACTATGGTCTTGGAAATATCAGAAGTCTGAAAAATGCTTTTGAGCATCTCGGAGTTGCATGCACTCTTTCAAAAGATAGAACAACTATACTAAACTCTGATGCACTAATCCTTCCTGGCGTCGGTGCATTCTCACACGCAATGAATATATTAAATAAAGATAATCTTGTAGATGTTATTAGAGAGTTTGCCGACTCAAATAAACCACTGCTTGGCATCTGTTTAGGTATGCAGCTACTTTTTAAAGAAAGTGAAGAATTTGGAAAAAGTGATGGATTAGGACTGATTGATGGAAGTGTAGTAAAACTAAGTAATTGTAAAAAGCTTCCGCATGTTGGTTGGCAGACACTAGAAAATCAGATGGATACTCAAGGTACGATACTCCAAGATATAAACAAAAATTCAGAATTTTACTTCGTACACTCTTTTGTAGTAGGTATAAATAATGCTTACACTCTAAGTAGTTCAAGCTATGGAAATGCGCTATTTAGCTCTTGTGTAAAAAAAGAGAATATTTACGGATGCCAATTTCATCCGGAAAAAAGTGCTAAAGCTGGATTGAAAATATTAAACAACTTTATAGAAATAACAAAAAGGTTCAAGAATGGCTAA
- a CDS encoding B12-binding domain-containing radical SAM protein, producing MKVLLISYDNESLVQWFPQSNAYLAGTLLKHGHEVEIYSQDIHHYPDEHLTQFLNENKFDMVGLSFIGGYYEYAKALKISEAINNSSQRPFYVIGGFGPTPDPDYFLKKTGAEVVVMGEGEVTLIDLIDHIEQGKTLNTVLGISYRGENGKTKRNPSRPLIEDVDSIPMPAYHLFNIEHYRLSRQANIGKTDFAMPILSGRGCTFTCNFCYRMDKGFRGRSNESILEEVRYLQENYRINYIAFSDELLMSSIERTMSLSQAIIDSGLKFKWYCNGRLNYAKPKVLKLMKEAGCVFINYGIESFDNEILKVMHKVLTTKQIEVGIQNTLDIGISPGFNIIFGNIGETREILMKGVDFLLKYDDGSQMRTIRPVTPYPGSPLYDHAIEKGLLKDIADFYENKHTNSDLLTCNFTPMTDDEFYRAISDANEILLDNYQARIKKQMKETLHDLYIGQNSNFRGFRQT from the coding sequence ATGAAAGTATTATTAATCTCTTACGATAACGAATCACTTGTACAGTGGTTTCCTCAGTCAAACGCATACTTGGCAGGAACACTTTTAAAGCATGGCCATGAGGTTGAGATTTATTCGCAAGATATCCATCACTATCCTGATGAGCATCTGACTCAGTTTCTCAATGAAAACAAGTTTGATATGGTTGGGCTTAGCTTTATCGGTGGATATTACGAGTACGCTAAAGCGCTAAAAATATCTGAAGCTATAAACAACTCTTCGCAGAGACCTTTTTATGTAATAGGTGGATTTGGCCCTACTCCAGATCCTGATTATTTTTTGAAAAAGACTGGTGCTGAAGTTGTTGTTATGGGAGAGGGTGAAGTAACTCTTATTGACCTAATAGACCATATAGAACAAGGCAAAACACTAAACACTGTACTTGGTATCTCCTATAGAGGAGAAAACGGTAAAACAAAAAGAAATCCATCAAGACCTCTTATAGAAGATGTTGACTCGATTCCTATGCCTGCATATCATCTATTTAACATTGAACATTACAGATTATCTCGTCAAGCAAACATTGGTAAAACTGACTTTGCTATGCCTATTTTAAGTGGTAGAGGATGTACCTTCACTTGTAACTTCTGCTATAGAATGGACAAAGGTTTTAGAGGTAGAAGTAACGAATCAATCTTAGAAGAAGTTAGATACTTACAGGAAAACTATAGAATCAACTATATAGCATTCTCAGATGAACTTTTAATGTCGTCAATAGAGAGGACTATGAGTCTTTCTCAAGCTATTATTGACAGTGGATTAAAGTTCAAATGGTACTGTAACGGGAGACTCAACTACGCTAAACCAAAAGTACTTAAACTTATGAAAGAGGCTGGCTGTGTCTTTATAAACTACGGTATTGAATCTTTTGACAATGAGATTCTAAAAGTTATGCACAAAGTTTTAACCACTAAACAGATTGAAGTTGGAATCCAAAACACTCTAGATATTGGAATAAGTCCAGGCTTTAATATTATATTTGGAAATATTGGAGAGACAAGAGAGATACTTATGAAAGGAGTTGACTTCTTACTTAAATATGATGACGGCTCTCAGATGAGAACTATAAGACCTGTAACTCCATACCCAGGCTCACCGCTTTACGATCATGCTATCGAAAAAGGGCTACTAAAAGATATTGCTGATTTTTATGAAAACAAGCATACAAACTCAGATCTTCTGACTTGTAACTTTACTCCAATGACTGATGATGAATTTTATAGAGCAATTTCAGATGCAAATGAGATACTGCTTGACAACTATCAAGCTAGAATAAAAAAACAGATGAAAGAGACTCTTCATGATCTTTATATTGGGCAAAACTCAAACTTCCGTGGTTTTAGACAGACATAA
- a CDS encoding NAD-dependent epimerase/dehydratase family protein codes for MSSILILGASGLLGRTLVDFFKDKNHTIGVLSRNPIHYTEPNIEVHSVDILEYNSLDSVIQKYKTIINCTGQITNPINLSLLLNTDGISNIVKAVKKHDKRLIHISSVAVYGEAEYVNEESHINPQTPYGSFKYFSEYIVKSNLKNYSILRVSNLFGKHQEKGIINYLTKSYLNNTPNVHFNNDGSLKRYYLHIKDLSSIINEIMKINLSGTYNIIGSECLNIKELVKRFEDILNYKYFVNYSEDLAIENIDKIDDSKIKSITDTTPKVDMNKYIEELKR; via the coding sequence ATGAGTAGTATCCTAATTTTAGGAGCAAGTGGATTACTTGGTCGGACTTTAGTAGATTTTTTTAAAGATAAAAATCATACAATAGGTGTGCTAAGTAGAAATCCAATACACTATACAGAACCAAATATAGAAGTTCATAGTGTTGATATACTAGAGTATAACTCACTAGATTCTGTAATACAGAAGTATAAAACTATCATCAACTGTACTGGTCAAATCACAAACCCTATCAACCTCTCTCTTTTATTAAATACAGATGGAATAAGCAATATCGTAAAAGCTGTAAAAAAGCATGATAAAAGGCTAATACATATCTCTTCTGTAGCAGTTTACGGTGAAGCTGAGTATGTTAATGAAGAAAGCCACATAAACCCACAAACTCCTTATGGAAGCTTCAAATATTTCTCAGAGTATATAGTCAAAAGCAATTTAAAAAACTACTCTATTTTAAGAGTGTCAAATCTATTTGGAAAGCATCAGGAAAAAGGAATCATTAATTATCTAACAAAAAGTTATTTAAATAATACTCCTAATGTACATTTTAATAATGATGGCAGTTTAAAACGCTACTATTTGCATATAAAAGATTTATCGTCAATTATCAATGAAATAATGAAGATAAACCTTAGTGGTACTTATAATATTATTGGCAGTGAATGCTTAAATATAAAAGAGTTGGTTAAAAGATTTGAAGATATTTTAAACTACAAATATTTTGTAAACTATTCAGAGGATTTGGCTATAGAGAACATAGACAAGATAGATGATTCTAAAATCAAAAGTATTACAGATACTACGCCTAAAGTCGATATGAATAAGTACATAGAGGAGCTCAAGCGATGA